One window of the Amycolatopsis mediterranei genome contains the following:
- a CDS encoding TetR/AcrR family transcriptional regulator codes for MPAARGETGPVREPRVTKRRAETRRRLLDAALEVFAREGFGRATVDEVCTQAGYTRGAFYSNFASLDELFLAMWEERSAAQIARARQVFEAGDLPVVTDVDGVVGEVLRVVPMDEEWYRVSAEFTAHALRTPGLREVIAERERAIAASFLPFLLALLDRVGRTVPDPDALGQALIAVHDGTAAQCFTEPGDPVVWQRRARLFAHVVTAYSTESRNRS; via the coding sequence ATGCCGGCAGCACGGGGAGAAACCGGTCCGGTCCGCGAACCTCGGGTGACGAAGCGGCGCGCCGAAACCCGGCGGCGGCTGCTGGACGCGGCGCTCGAGGTGTTCGCCAGGGAAGGGTTCGGCCGCGCGACCGTCGACGAGGTGTGCACCCAGGCCGGCTACACCCGGGGAGCGTTCTACTCGAACTTCGCGTCGCTGGACGAGCTGTTCCTGGCGATGTGGGAAGAGCGGTCGGCCGCGCAGATCGCCCGGGCCCGGCAGGTGTTCGAGGCCGGCGACCTCCCGGTGGTGACCGATGTGGACGGCGTCGTCGGCGAGGTGCTGCGGGTCGTCCCGATGGACGAGGAGTGGTACCGGGTGAGCGCCGAGTTCACCGCGCACGCCCTCCGCACGCCCGGGCTGCGCGAGGTGATCGCCGAGCGCGAGCGGGCGATCGCCGCGTCGTTCCTGCCCTTCCTCCTGGCGCTGCTCGATCGCGTCGGCCGGACCGTGCCCGATCCGGACGCACTCGGGCAGGCCTTGATCGCCGTGCACGACGGCACCGCCGCCCAGTGCTTCACCGAGCCCGGAGACCCCGTCGTCTGGCAGCGCCGAGCCCGGCTGTTCG
- a CDS encoding TetR family transcriptional regulator yields MSRSEPESLAVRKRRATNARIAASAARLAGLQGVGGTTVDQIAADAEVARATFFRYYDTKESAVAEGITGPWLTLVTEAIARQPGDLTAKNALVAAFGELAAEFPAHAGRIRELARLTRSSTTLAAWTAQAYQRYEHAIAELLTPRFAGLSAHDPRPRLLAALAMAAVRISLDDWIDHGGALPDLIRRALDAISVESR; encoded by the coding sequence ATGTCTCGCAGTGAACCGGAAAGCCTGGCCGTCCGCAAGAGGCGGGCCACGAACGCGCGGATAGCCGCGTCGGCGGCCCGGCTGGCCGGCCTGCAGGGGGTCGGCGGCACGACGGTCGACCAGATCGCGGCGGACGCCGAAGTCGCGCGGGCGACGTTCTTCCGGTACTACGACACCAAGGAAAGCGCGGTCGCCGAAGGGATCACCGGACCGTGGCTGACCCTGGTCACCGAAGCGATCGCCCGCCAGCCGGGCGACCTGACGGCGAAGAACGCCCTCGTGGCGGCCTTCGGCGAACTCGCGGCCGAGTTCCCGGCGCACGCCGGCCGGATCCGGGAGCTGGCTCGGCTCACCCGCTCGTCGACGACGCTCGCCGCGTGGACCGCGCAGGCCTACCAGCGTTACGAGCACGCGATCGCCGAGCTGCTCACCCCGCGCTTCGCCGGCCTCTCGGCGCACGACCCGAGGCCGCGTCTGCTGGCCGCACTGGCGATGGCCGCGGTCCGCATCTCCCTCGACGACTGGATCGACCACGGCGGTGCGCTGCCGGACCTCATCCGCCGCGCGCTCGACGCGATCTCCGTCGAGTCGCGGTGA
- a CDS encoding alpha/beta fold hydrolase — translation MPEQTARPTIHVPGTTSHTIASPEGTLRYLKAGTGAPLVLLHTVRTQAEHFHALIPLVADRFTVHALDLPGMGHSEIVPGASYEEPAMRAGVERLLTELDLDDVTLLGESMGAVLALTTAADLPDRVRRVIAVNAYDFRGGIARSGLLARAVVTGVLAPGIGPVVAGVEPRAALRRILQGGLGDKKALREDYLDELLRIGHRPGYPAVARGVYRNLPSLIAARSRYAEVKAPIHLVYGEKDWSRPSDRQANRDLLPDAGFTQVPGAGHFIALERPDVLAGLLTAAV, via the coding sequence ATGCCCGAGCAGACGGCACGTCCCACGATCCACGTCCCCGGGACCACCAGTCACACGATCGCCTCGCCGGAGGGCACGCTGCGCTACCTCAAGGCCGGCACCGGCGCCCCACTGGTCCTGCTGCACACCGTGCGAACACAGGCGGAGCACTTCCACGCCCTGATCCCCCTGGTCGCGGACCGGTTCACCGTCCACGCCCTCGACCTCCCCGGAATGGGCCACTCCGAGATCGTGCCCGGCGCGTCCTACGAAGAACCGGCGATGCGCGCGGGCGTGGAACGGCTCCTCACCGAACTCGATCTCGACGACGTCACGCTGCTGGGCGAATCCATGGGCGCGGTGCTCGCCCTGACCACCGCGGCCGACCTGCCGGACCGGGTCCGGCGCGTCATCGCGGTGAACGCCTACGACTTCCGCGGCGGCATCGCCCGATCCGGCCTGCTCGCCCGCGCGGTGGTCACCGGCGTCCTCGCGCCGGGCATCGGCCCGGTGGTCGCCGGCGTCGAGCCCCGAGCCGCCCTCCGCCGGATCCTGCAGGGCGGCCTCGGCGACAAGAAGGCCCTGCGCGAGGACTACCTGGACGAACTCCTCCGGATCGGGCACCGACCCGGCTACCCCGCCGTGGCCCGCGGGGTCTACCGGAACCTCCCGAGCCTCATCGCGGCCCGCTCGCGCTACGCGGAAGTCAAGGCGCCCATCCACCTCGTCTACGGCGAGAAGGACTGGTCCCGGCCGTCGGACCGCCAGGCCAACAGGGACCTGCTGCCCGACGCCGGTTTCACGCAGGTGCCGGGAGCGGGCCACTTCATCGCCCTGGAACGGCCCGACGTCCTGGCCGGCCTGCTGACCGCGGCGGTGTAA
- a CDS encoding STAS domain-containing protein, with translation MSTITDPHENEVPRFEAPAGTVDVLTVRAPAELADADTAAQLLVPAAASPRGTAVVVDLSAVTYLTTEAVIPLVTLARQCLGEGRELHVVTSASARQKLTLLGLNTVLSLHPPA, from the coding sequence ATGAGCACGATCACCGACCCTCACGAGAACGAAGTTCCGCGGTTCGAGGCACCGGCCGGCACCGTCGACGTGCTCACCGTGCGAGCACCGGCAGAACTCGCCGACGCCGACACCGCCGCCCAGCTCCTCGTGCCGGCCGCGGCCTCCCCGCGCGGTACCGCCGTCGTGGTGGACCTCTCGGCCGTCACGTACCTGACCACCGAAGCCGTCATCCCCCTGGTCACCCTGGCCCGGCAATGCCTCGGCGAAGGCCGCGAACTCCACGTCGTGACCTCCGCGTCCGCCCGCCAGAAGCTCACCCTGCTCGGGCTGAACACGGTGCTCTCCCTGCACCCGCCCGCCTGA